GATGAAGTTAGGGAGGCCCTCGTTTATGAGCATGGCCGCGTGGCCCATGAAGAAGTTGTTGTTGTTGAACGCGGCGAGCTGCATGGTGTCCTTGAAGAGGCATGGCCCGGCAGCGAACCCGGCCGACGGGAAGCTCTTGGCGCGCGGGTATTTGTACGTTATCGCGTCGTATATCCTGTAAAAATCGAGGCCGTACTGGGTCGCCACCTGGTAGAACTGGTTGGAGATGGCGAACTGCATGTACCTCCAGACGTTCGTAAATAGCTTCGCAAGCTCCGCTTCTGGCGGTGAAAGGCGAATTATCTCGGCGGCTATATCGCCGAAGAGCGCGCCTGCCTCGGCCCGGGCCTCTTCATCGAACGACGAGACTATCTGCGGAAGGGTCTTGAGCTCCTCGAGGGCGTTACCCTGTGCTATCCGCTCCGGGCAGTAGGAAACCCTGACCTTCTTCCCCGCTTCCCGGAGGAGCTTCTCAACGAGCTCGGTCGTGCCCGGGTAAACTGTGCTCCTGAGGATTATATGCTGGCCGTCCCTAACGTTCAGGGCTATCTCGTCGAAGAATTTCTTGAATATGGTGAACTTGGGGTTAAGGTGCTCATCGACCGGGGTGCCGATGACTATTATGACGAAGCGGCTGTCGGAGATCGACCCTTTGTCGTTGGACACGAATAAAGTCTTACCGAGTACGGGCTTTAGCGCCTCCTCGCCGCCCGCCTCCTTGAAAGGGAGCTTTCCGCCGAGCACCAGCTCGGTCGCCCTCTTGTCTATGTCATAGAGAACGACCTTCCGGCCGGCCCTGGCAAAGGCAATGCCGAGCGGCAGGCCTACGTGCCCGAGCCCGCCGACTATGCATATGTCATGACCGCTTTCTTTTCTTTCCATTCAGGACTCCTCGAATGCCGTAATCAAAAGCGCTGGACGGCCGGTTTCATGCGCCGTCCGGTCCCGACATATAATAAACCTTGCAGCGCTCATATTCCACAATCTTTTTATACCGGTCCAGGCCCAGCCCGGACAGCGTTTCCTTCTGGAAAGACGTGTCGTCCCTGGTCTTTGCACAGAAGAGGACCGCGCCCGTCCTGTATCCGGACAGGTTCTGCGATATATACCTGAAGCCAAGGCCGGGGTTTCTCCTTCTCATCCACTCTGCCATCATGAGGCCGCGCCGCTCGAGGTAGAACGGGGCCTCCGACGACCAGTCGGCGCCGAACGCGATAATCACGTCGTCGGCACGCGTGTAAGCGCCGAAATCCGCCTTCATGTCCGAATAGCTGTAGCCGGTCCCCTGGACGGGCCAGTATTTGGCGGCATAGTGGTATACGGAAGAGACGTATATCATGGAGAAGAGGACGGCGCCGGATATCAATTTCAAGCGGCCACCTGACTCCATGAGCCCGGCGCACGCAACGCCAATGGCGGCCAGGAGGAAGATGCCGTTTGCGTAAGAGTAATAATCGTGCACGAAATAAAGGTTCGTAAATATGAAGAACGGAAGGGCGAAGAGGACCAGGAGCATAAGCACCGCCTTCCGCCTTTCCCGCCCGCAGAAAAGGCCCGCAAGAACGGCTGGCACGATCAGCAGGTAAGAGCCCATGATATTGGTCAAGTCCCTCACGCAGAACGTCCCGTAAGTCCCGACCGACAGCCTCTGCTTCAGGGTCCCGAAGTTCCAGGCCTTGAGCGCGGAAGAGGTCAGGTGCGACCCGAAGGGGTTTAGCGCCTTGTTCCAGTCGGCGTATGAGGTCCAGATGTATACTGCTATGACCGGGACCACGGCACCGAATAGAAGGAGGCGCCAGTTCCTGAGAAAAGCATGACCGTCTCTTAAGTCGCTCAGGATGCGGATTCCGAGTACCATGAGCGCCGCAGCCCAGAAAGCTCCGAAGGTGGTCACCTTGACCATCCCGGCAAGCGCACCGAATGCCGCTGAGAGGATCAGGAGCGCCCATTTGCCTGAAGACGAAGCCCGCCCTTCCGAATAGAGCATAACGAACCAGATATAATAAAGCGCGAGGGCCAGGACAGTAGACTCTATCATGAGGGTGCGTGACCAGAAGAGGTATTGCGGGCTTACGCAATAGAGGGAGAGGACTGCCAGGGCCTGATCTTTACCGAGCTTGAGAAGCCTCAGTATCCCGTAGAGGGGGACGAGGGACGAAAGGAAAAAGAGTATGCTTACTAATCTCCCGGACTGGACGAGCGGGAAAAGGCCTGCCTTGGCCGCCAGCGCTACCGCCCATTGGTAAAGGGGAAACTCGAAGGGTATCGACCAGGGCGGCCCCAGGACCGGGGTCTCATAGGCGAGCCACGGCCCGCCTTTGAGGATGTAGCTTGCGGATATGGCGGTCTGGGCCTGCCGGAAGCCGTGCATCTCGCTTACCGGCCCGTAAAAGCCCTTTGCGCCCGCGAAGACTACAAAGATGAGGCTCAATGCGAAGAGCGCCTTTACGGCCAGTCCCCGCGGACTCGTTTGTCGGGTTACACAAGACACGTCTCGTCAACCCCGGAAGACGCAATGTATTCAGGATTCCGGAATGCTAACACCATCCTGTCAGGGTTGTCAAACAGCTATTGACCGCTCCTTCGGACCGGCGGGGGGAGGCAGTTGTTTTTCAGGCAGGGTTTTAAAACGGTCCGGCCCCTTTTACGGGGCCGTCCGGCCGGGACCGCTATTTCATGAACCTTACGCCGTATCCGTTAACGCCTCCGGCCTCGTTTACCCTTACGACCTTGGCCATTATCTCGAGGCCTGAGGCTTCGTTGTCCGTAAGGACCGAAAGGACCGTTTCCTTGCTGACCGGGTTCTTTATTATTATGTAAGCGCCGTCAGGGCTTACGTTCTCGAAATAAGTCTGCTCAGTGAACTCCTTGCCGGTCTCGTCCTTGCCTTTTACCGAGACCGGGAGCTTGAAGTTGAGCCTGTCCACGCGGCGCCTCTCGGTATGGTTTTCGTTTCCCTCGAATTTCTTTATCTCCTCCATGTTCTTGAGGAAACGCTTTATTATGAGCTGGACAAGGTAGATGCCGAACTTCGGGTTCTGGTAATAGAGCTGCAGGACGGTATTTTCCGGAATGGTGAGAAAGACGGTATCAGCGTCGCATACGACCGTAGCCGTCCTTTTTCTGTTCGGCGAGAAGAGCCCTATCTCGCCGATAAGCTGCCCGTCGGTTATGAACGAGCCTATCTCCTGGAGCCGCACGAGCCCTTTCTGCAGGTAATAGAGCTTGTCCGCAGGGTCTCCCCTCCTGAAGACTATGTCTCCCTTTTTATAGCTCTCTCTTGTCATGAACGGCACAAGGAAGTCTATCGAAAAGTCGCTCGTGGAGGCCTCCTTGACCTTCTTTATGAGCCTCATCATCTGTACCATTCGCGTTATGTTCAGAGGGAAAAGCAGCCCATGGAGTATCAGGAGCGGATAAACATGAGCTATGCTGGCGTAGATGATAAAGACTACGTTTGCCGAGGCGCCCACCGCCCTCAGGGGTATCATCTTTTTCATATAAAAAGAGAGAAATACCAGAGAAGCCGCGAGATAGCCGATGAGGTCGGTCCATTGCATAAGGAAACTCCTTCGGTTTTATCGATCCGCATACATCCGGTACGCGGAGCTCTGCGCCAAACTTCTGACGCCAGAGGGCCTAATATATAAGGAATGCTTTATAATTTCAAATAAATTATTTAGGAAGCCATAGGCATCCCCACGCCCCCGCGTACGCCGGAGAGGGCTCTATTAGTCCTTTTCCTGGCCAGACACGATAAAATAATCTATTGAATAAAATAATCAAATGATGATAAATATTTTGTAAGCACCCCATCATTCTATTCAGGCAAGAGTTTTGATTATGAAAAAGTTCATGGCCTTTCTCGTCCTTGCGTTCCTGTTACCATCCGCCATTCCGTATGCCGAGACAGTCCAGGTGGAAAGCCTTGTGATTGAGCGCTACAGGAAAGCCCTGGAGTCTGACCCGGGGAACGCTGAAGTGCGCCTTCAGCTTTCGATAGCGTACCTCAAGGAGAAATTCTATGACAGGGCGCTCGACCACCTTCTAGTGCTCCGGAAGAGCATGGCCGACGACCCGGACATAAACTATTACCTGGGTATCGCCCACGCCGGGAACGGCGAGCCCGACGAGGCCTTCGCGGCATACAGCGCGGTCGAGAGGCTCTCGCCCCAGCGGGCCGTACCGTTCTACGAGCTCGATAAGGTCTTCTACAACCTGGGGATATCGTACCAGAGAGACGGGGTGCTGGAAGCGGCGCTCGCGGCCTACTCGAAATCCGTCCAGTTGAACGGCCGCACGGCCCTCCCGTACTGCAGGATGGGGGAGGTCTACTTCGAGCTCAAGGACTACGACCAGGCCCTTGAGAACCTGAGCGCCTGCGAACAGAAGTCCCCCGGCGAAAGCAGGGTCAGAAGACACATCGCGTCCGCCCGCCTTGCGCGGGGCTTAAGCCTCACCGGCGAAGGCAGGTACGAGGAGGCGCTCGTGGATTTCAGGAAGGCGTCCGAGCTAGACCCGGAGAACGAGAGCGCGGTCTACTTCACGGGCTACGTCCATTTCAAGCTGCTGGATTTCAGGCAGGCTCAGGCCGTGCTCGAGAAGCTCGACAAGCCCGAGTCGCCGGAAATAATCGAAAACCTCCCGGCTCTCCTCCAGAACATCGGGATCGAACTGCAGAAACGTGGCGACTGGGAAAAGGCCGAAAAGGCGCTCGGACAGGCGGTTACGCTCAGGAGAAAATCGCCCGACTTGCATTACCTGCTCGGCGTAAACCACGAGAACACTGGCGACTATGCCGGGGCCGCCTCCTACCTAAAGGAGGCGCTCGTGCTGGCCCCTGAGCACCAGAAGGCAAAGGTGGCCCTCGCGGTAGTGACCGAGAAGCTTATCGAGGGCCATATAAGGCGCGGCGACGAGGCGCTTGCGGCACGGGATTACGAAAGAGCGCTCCATTCCTTTGACCTCGCCCTTCAGATGGATCCCGTAAACATGAGGGCGGCCAATGGAGCCAAGGAGGCGGAGTCCCACCTGAAGGCCACCAAGCACGAGGTCCTCAAGAAACGGGCCGAGGAGGTGGCCTCGAAGCTCGGCACGGCCAATAAATACCTCAGGCAGGAGAAATACATAGAGGCCATAGCCGCATACCGCTACATACTCGCGTTCGACCCGGCTAACGAGGCCGCCGCGGAGGGGCTCGAGTCCGCGGACCGGCTCGCCAAGGAAAAGACGGAAAGGCACAGGCTCGCCGGGGACCGGTACGCGAAGGAAGGGAACCTGCAAATGGCCCTTCTCGAATACCGGAAGGCGTTCGGCTACGACCCGGGGAACCCGGCCGTGCAGGCCGGGATAAAGGCCGCCGAGGAAGAGCTGCGGGCCCGCGTAAAGGCGCTGATGGACAAGGGGGTCCAGTACGAGAGCAGAAATAACCACGCCGAGGCCGTAAGGGCGTACAATGAGGCCCTGAAGCTCATGCCCGAAAGCAGCGAGGCACTCGAGGCCAGGACCAGGGCCGCCGCCTCGGTCAGAAAGGTCGAGGCCGCAAAGGCGCCGAAGCCCGCCAAGGCCGACTTCGAAAAGCTCTATTTCGAAGGCATCGAGCTCTATACCGAAGGCAAGTACGTGGAGGCCATAAAGAGATGGGAGCGCGTCATAGAGCACGATCCCGGCCACGAAAGGGCCCGCCAGAACATAGATAGGGCCAAGAAGAAACTCGAGGGGGTCATGAATGTCAAATAGGCTCGCGCCGTTCATATTCAGCATAAGGACCAAGTTCCTCCTCATGGTCCTCTGCTTCACCGCCGCGCTCATGCTTACGGTCCTTAACCTGATAAACTACAGCGTGGGAGACATAGTGCTCGAGGAGAGCCTTGAGAAGGGGCTCGCGGTGGCGGCGGGCGTCGCGGCCACGAGCGCGGACCCGCTACTTACCCAGGACGACCTCACTCTCTTTACGAACGTCAAGGACGTCACCAGGAACAAGGGCATCCTGTACGGGATGATAATAGACGGCGGGGGGCGCGTTATGGCGCACAGCGACATCGCCCTCCGAGGGAAGGAACACCTCGATCCGCCCGGCGCGACAGTATTCAGGGAGGGGCAGGGGTACTCCGTCAGGACCTATGATGGGGAGGACGGGCTGGTCTACGACATATCCGTCCCGATAAAGAGCCTGCGCCTGGCGGACAGCATCGGATACGTCCGCATCGGCATGTCGAGGGGGTTCATCGACAGCGCACTTGAGCGCGTAAAGAAGCACGTAAAATACCTCACCTACCTGGGGCTCTTCTTCGGAGGGGTCGGGGCGGTGCTCCTTACGACCGTGGTCGTGAGGCCCGTAAAGGACCTCGTAAAGAGCGCGAAAGCCATCGGCTCCGGCGACCTCGACTACAGGATAGAGGTGAAGCGCAGGGACGAGGTCGGGGTCCTCATGAACGCCTTCAACGAAATGGCCGGCGAGCTCAAGCAGAAGCAGTTCATAAAGGAGTCATTCGGACGCTATGTGGCCCCCGAGGTCCTCGACATGATACTCTCCAACAGGGAGACGTGGTTCAAGGGCAGGAAGACCGAGGTTACCGTGCTCTTCGCGGACATAAGGGGCTTCACCTCCTTTTCCGAAAAGACCGACCCCGAAACGCTCATAAACATACTGAACGACTACTTCACCCTTATGACCGGGGTAATACACAGGAACAGGGGCTATGTAGACAAGTTTATCGGGGACGCCATAATGGTCGTCTTCGGCTCGCCCGTACATTACGATGGTCATGCCTTCCAGGCGGCACGCTGCGCCTGCGAGATGCAGGAAAAGCTCAAGGGATTCAACCGCGAACGGCTCCAGGGAAACCATATCGAGATAGGCATCGGGATAAACAGCGGAGAGGTGGTGGCCGGGAACCTGGGCTCCATCCAGAAGATGGAGTACGCCGTAATCGGCGACAACGTCAACATATCCTCGCGGCTCTGCAGCGCGGCGAAGAGGGGCGAGATAATCATATCGAAGAGCACCTACGAAAACATAAAGGCGAACGAGTTCAAATACTTGCGGCTTGACCCCATATCGGTAAAGGGCAAGTCCGAGCCGCTGGAGATCTTCAGCCTCATCCCCAGGAGGAGCCCGGACAGGCCCGTGGAAGGTGGCCCGTCCATGCGGAGGCAGTACTCAAGCCCCGAATCAGCAGCAAAGGTCTAGGCTGCTTAAGGCGCGCAGAGTGCCTTAAGCCAGTTGTCGGCCGACTTTACCGTCCTCGTCATGTCGCCTCTCGCCTCGCCAACGGCCAGCGCCATGTCTTCCTGGTTTATGCCCCTCTTAACGAAGATCTTCGATTCCGGGACTATGACGTCAGGGCTCTTGATGCGGGAGGCGTTATACCTGTAGAGTATGGGCCAAAGATAGGGGTTCCCATATACGTTTTCCCTTGAGGCTATGCCCCAGAGCGTATCTCCTCTCCTTACGACGTATTCCTCGAACGAGCCGTCCGCAGGCCCGGGAGGCATCCAGCCCCTGCCGCGGTCAGGAACGGCCGTTCCGTAGATGTCCGCCAGGGTCTTCATGTACTCTATCTTGCTCCCGAGCGAGCCGAGGTCAGCCCCTTTTATGGATGCAACCTTCACAAAGGGGTCCTCTTCCTTAATGCGCGCGTCTCCGGGCTCCCTCTCAAGCGCCCGGAGGCGCGCCTCTGAATACATTTTGTCGAGCTTCTGGGAGATGCTGGAAGTCTCGACCTCTATCATCTCGGTCTCGGCGGCCATGGTGTCCTTCATGCTCCGCCTCAGGGCCTCTATGTCGGAACGGAGCCTTGAAATGCTTGCGGTGCCGGCTTCTTCCAGCCCGTCAGGCCGCCCCCCGGCTGTAAGAGAGGCCTCCATGCTCCTGGCTGCGTCCTCCATGTTCACAAGGGCCTGCATGGCCTCGGACCATTTATTGTCGACCATACTCTTTTTCCTCGAAAGCGAGGAAAGCCGGACCTCCAGCTCCGTGAGCTCGTCGCGGAAGCCGCGCGCGCTCGCATCCCTCATGCTTTCCTGCATCTTCTCGAAAGAGAGCATGAACTCCTCGTTCTCGCTCTCCGTTTTGCGCTCTTTCCGGACCAGCTCCTCGTTAAGCTCGCCGAGTTTAGTCTCGGCGGTCCGGAGCCTGCTCTCAAGGGCGTCCCTCTCGGATGCGAGTACGGTCCTTTCGCTCTCTTTATCCTTCAGGGCCTGCTCGATTTCCTTGATGGCGCTTGCGAGCCGCTTTTTTTCAGCCTCGTAGCTGAGGTTCAGCTCCTCTATCCTGAGGTCCCTTGCCTCGATCTCTTCCATGAGCTTCACCGACTCGGCGTTGCTCCTTGAAAGCGCCTTCTCGACCGTGCCTTTTTGCGTGTCACTGATGAACCAGGTGACCGCCAGTATGAGCGATAAAGCAACTATAGCCATTTATCCGTCCGGAATTTAATAAATTCGTACACTGTCCGGCGCCATATTGAAATACGCCGGCCCCTCGCGCGCGAACCGCGCAAAGAAAATCAACGCAAGCGCCCCGAGATACCCGCACGGATAATCTCGCATGGAGGGCTTTTCAGCATTAAAAAAATTGGATTGGAAAGCGCAGGTGTTTAAAATTCTACATACAAAGGAGCCGCCGTGTCAAGTAATAGTTGCATCTCGTTTAAGATGACGGATTAAGGTCAATTTTTGATGTAACATGTTCCGGCGTCAGGAAT
The genomic region above belongs to Deltaproteobacteria bacterium and contains:
- a CDS encoding tetratricopeptide repeat protein, giving the protein MKKFMAFLVLAFLLPSAIPYAETVQVESLVIERYRKALESDPGNAEVRLQLSIAYLKEKFYDRALDHLLVLRKSMADDPDINYYLGIAHAGNGEPDEAFAAYSAVERLSPQRAVPFYELDKVFYNLGISYQRDGVLEAALAAYSKSVQLNGRTALPYCRMGEVYFELKDYDQALENLSACEQKSPGESRVRRHIASARLARGLSLTGEGRYEEALVDFRKASELDPENESAVYFTGYVHFKLLDFRQAQAVLEKLDKPESPEIIENLPALLQNIGIELQKRGDWEKAEKALGQAVTLRRKSPDLHYLLGVNHENTGDYAGAASYLKEALVLAPEHQKAKVALAVVTEKLIEGHIRRGDEALAARDYERALHSFDLALQMDPVNMRAANGAKEAESHLKATKHEVLKKRAEEVASKLGTANKYLRQEKYIEAIAAYRYILAFDPANEAAAEGLESADRLAKEKTERHRLAGDRYAKEGNLQMALLEYRKAFGYDPGNPAVQAGIKAAEEELRARVKALMDKGVQYESRNNHAEAVRAYNEALKLMPESSEALEARTRAAASVRKVEAAKAPKPAKADFEKLYFEGIELYTEGKYVEAIKRWERVIEHDPGHERARQNIDRAKKKLEGVMNVK
- a CDS encoding LysM peptidoglycan-binding domain-containing protein → MAIVALSLILAVTWFISDTQKGTVEKALSRSNAESVKLMEEIEARDLRIEELNLSYEAEKKRLASAIKEIEQALKDKESERTVLASERDALESRLRTAETKLGELNEELVRKERKTESENEEFMLSFEKMQESMRDASARGFRDELTELEVRLSSLSRKKSMVDNKWSEAMQALVNMEDAARSMEASLTAGGRPDGLEEAGTASISRLRSDIEALRRSMKDTMAAETEMIEVETSSISQKLDKMYSEARLRALEREPGDARIKEEDPFVKVASIKGADLGSLGSKIEYMKTLADIYGTAVPDRGRGWMPPGPADGSFEEYVVRRGDTLWGIASRENVYGNPYLWPILYRYNASRIKSPDVIVPESKIFVKRGINQEDMALAVGEARGDMTRTVKSADNWLKALCAP
- a CDS encoding nucleotide sugar dehydrogenase codes for the protein MERKESGHDICIVGGLGHVGLPLGIAFARAGRKVVLYDIDKRATELVLGGKLPFKEAGGEEALKPVLGKTLFVSNDKGSISDSRFVIIVIGTPVDEHLNPKFTIFKKFFDEIALNVRDGQHIILRSTVYPGTTELVEKLLREAGKKVRVSYCPERIAQGNALEELKTLPQIVSSFDEEARAEAGALFGDIAAEIIRLSPPEAELAKLFTNVWRYMQFAISNQFYQVATQYGLDFYRIYDAITYKYPRAKSFPSAGFAAGPCLFKDTMQLAAFNNNNFFMGHAAMLINEGLPNFIVQRIKERHGLKDKTVGVLGMAFKANNDDKRESLSYKLKKILEVEAKEVVCSDVYIKEDGFVSVDELLRRSDIVILGTPHSEYKGLEISGRMLVDIWNFFGRGGLF
- a CDS encoding cyclic nucleotide-binding domain-containing protein, which produces MQWTDLIGYLAASLVFLSFYMKKMIPLRAVGASANVVFIIYASIAHVYPLLILHGLLFPLNITRMVQMMRLIKKVKEASTSDFSIDFLVPFMTRESYKKGDIVFRRGDPADKLYYLQKGLVRLQEIGSFITDGQLIGEIGLFSPNRKRTATVVCDADTVFLTIPENTVLQLYYQNPKFGIYLVQLIIKRFLKNMEEIKKFEGNENHTERRRVDRLNFKLPVSVKGKDETGKEFTEQTYFENVSPDGAYIIIKNPVSKETVLSVLTDNEASGLEIMAKVVRVNEAGGVNGYGVRFMK
- a CDS encoding glycosyltransferase family 39 protein; the protein is MSLIFVVFAGAKGFYGPVSEMHGFRQAQTAISASYILKGGPWLAYETPVLGPPWSIPFEFPLYQWAVALAAKAGLFPLVQSGRLVSILFFLSSLVPLYGILRLLKLGKDQALAVLSLYCVSPQYLFWSRTLMIESTVLALALYYIWFVMLYSEGRASSSGKWALLILSAAFGALAGMVKVTTFGAFWAAALMVLGIRILSDLRDGHAFLRNWRLLLFGAVVPVIAVYIWTSYADWNKALNPFGSHLTSSALKAWNFGTLKQRLSVGTYGTFCVRDLTNIMGSYLLIVPAVLAGLFCGRERRKAVLMLLVLFALPFFIFTNLYFVHDYYSYANGIFLLAAIGVACAGLMESGGRLKLISGAVLFSMIYVSSVYHYAAKYWPVQGTGYSYSDMKADFGAYTRADDVIIAFGADWSSEAPFYLERRGLMMAEWMRRRNPGLGFRYISQNLSGYRTGAVLFCAKTRDDTSFQKETLSGLGLDRYKKIVEYERCKVYYMSGPDGA
- a CDS encoding HAMP domain-containing protein, encoding MSNRLAPFIFSIRTKFLLMVLCFTAALMLTVLNLINYSVGDIVLEESLEKGLAVAAGVAATSADPLLTQDDLTLFTNVKDVTRNKGILYGMIIDGGGRVMAHSDIALRGKEHLDPPGATVFREGQGYSVRTYDGEDGLVYDISVPIKSLRLADSIGYVRIGMSRGFIDSALERVKKHVKYLTYLGLFFGGVGAVLLTTVVVRPVKDLVKSAKAIGSGDLDYRIEVKRRDEVGVLMNAFNEMAGELKQKQFIKESFGRYVAPEVLDMILSNRETWFKGRKTEVTVLFADIRGFTSFSEKTDPETLINILNDYFTLMTGVIHRNRGYVDKFIGDAIMVVFGSPVHYDGHAFQAARCACEMQEKLKGFNRERLQGNHIEIGIGINSGEVVAGNLGSIQKMEYAVIGDNVNISSRLCSAAKRGEIIISKSTYENIKANEFKYLRLDPISVKGKSEPLEIFSLIPRRSPDRPVEGGPSMRRQYSSPESAAKV